The Mycolicibacterium boenickei genome has a segment encoding these proteins:
- a CDS encoding 4a-hydroxytetrahydrobiopterin dehydratase, with the protein MAVLSNDQVDAALPDLPGWERAAGALRRSTKFPTFLDGIDAVRRVAEFAEEKDHHPDIDIRWRTVTFALVTHSAGGITEKDIQMAKEINRILSDQSG; encoded by the coding sequence ATGGCCGTGTTATCGAACGATCAGGTCGACGCCGCACTGCCCGATCTGCCGGGCTGGGAACGCGCGGCGGGCGCCCTGCGCAGATCCACCAAATTCCCGACGTTCCTCGACGGTATCGACGCGGTACGCCGCGTGGCCGAGTTCGCCGAGGAAAAAGACCATCACCCCGATATCGACATCCGATGGCGCACAGTCACTTTCGCTCTGGTGACGCATTCCGCCGGCGGGATCACCGAAAAGGACATTCAGATGGCCAAGGAGATCAACCGGATTCTGTCCGACCAGTCCGGGTAG
- a CDS encoding mannosyltransferase, with protein MRRPLSRPWRGTSHRRTRQADDADGRVAKVVSVNTEPATQLSATARLYRLAPVLLVLSIAARLAWTYLVPNGANFVDLHVYVGGAATLDGHAGALYDYVYADQTPDFPLPFTYPPFAAVVFYPLHLLPFGLVAFCWQIGIIAALYGVVRISQLLLGGRAPRRVAMLWTAVGIWTEPLRSTFDYGQVNVVLVLAVLYAVYSNRWWLSGLLVGLAAGVKLTPAVSGLYFVGARRWGTAVFSAVVFFGTVAFSVLVIGDEARRYFTELLGDADRIGPIGTSFNQSWRGGISRILGHDAGYGPAVLLGIAVTAVLAVLAWRAIGGSADRLGAILIVSLFGLLLSPISWTHHWVWLIPLMIWLLHGPLADRLGARILGWGWLALTLVGVPWLLSFAQPTIWVIGRPWYLAWAGLVYIVATLATLAWIATTRTGRTESG; from the coding sequence ATGCGCCGGCCGCTGTCGAGACCCTGGCGCGGGACAAGCCACCGGCGGACGCGGCAGGCGGACGACGCCGACGGGCGGGTCGCTAAAGTCGTGTCCGTTAACACCGAACCGGCCACCCAGCTCTCAGCAACCGCGCGGCTCTACCGTCTGGCGCCTGTGTTGCTGGTCCTCAGCATTGCGGCGCGCCTGGCCTGGACATATCTCGTCCCCAACGGCGCCAACTTCGTCGACCTGCACGTCTATGTCGGCGGTGCCGCAACGCTCGACGGTCACGCCGGTGCGCTGTACGACTACGTCTACGCGGACCAGACGCCGGATTTCCCACTGCCTTTCACCTATCCGCCGTTCGCCGCGGTGGTGTTCTACCCACTGCACCTGCTGCCGTTCGGATTGGTGGCGTTCTGCTGGCAGATCGGCATCATCGCGGCGTTGTACGGCGTGGTGCGGATCAGCCAACTGTTGCTCGGCGGGCGTGCTCCCCGGCGCGTCGCGATGTTGTGGACCGCCGTCGGCATCTGGACCGAACCGCTGCGCAGCACGTTCGACTACGGCCAGGTCAATGTCGTCCTGGTGTTGGCCGTGCTCTATGCCGTCTACAGCAATCGCTGGTGGCTGTCGGGGTTGTTGGTGGGCCTGGCCGCCGGGGTGAAACTCACGCCCGCGGTGTCGGGGCTGTACTTCGTCGGCGCGCGCCGCTGGGGCACCGCGGTGTTCTCGGCTGTGGTGTTCTTCGGGACGGTCGCGTTCTCGGTGTTGGTGATCGGGGACGAGGCGCGCCGGTACTTCACCGAATTGCTGGGCGATGCGGACCGGATCGGGCCGATCGGCACGTCGTTCAACCAATCGTGGCGCGGCGGGATCTCGCGCATCCTCGGCCATGACGCCGGCTACGGCCCGGCCGTGCTGCTCGGTATCGCCGTCACCGCGGTCCTCGCCGTGCTGGCGTGGCGGGCCATCGGCGGCAGTGCCGACCGGCTCGGCGCCATCCTGATCGTGAGCCTGTTCGGCTTGCTGTTGTCACCGATTTCGTGGACGCACCACTGGGTCTGGCTGATCCCGCTGATGATCTGGTTGCTGCACGGGCCACTGGCCGACAGGTTGGGTGCGCGGATCCTGGGGTGGGGTTGGCTGGCGCTGACGCTGGTCGGGGTGCCGTGGCTACTCAGCTTCGCCCAGCCGACGATCTGGGTGATCGGCAGGCCCTGGTATCTGGCCTGGGCCGGGCTGGTCTACATCGTCGCGACGCTGGCGACGCTCGCCTGGATCGCGACTACCCGGACTGGTCGGACAGAATCCGGTTGA
- a CDS encoding nitroreductase family protein translates to MDLYDVMRTTGATREFTDESLPDEVLERILDNARFAPSGGNRQGTRVVVIRDRDTRESLADLSVTGARRYIAQQKNGESPWNPVHPMRVSADDVAAVQVPRAALLLDAAVVLVVCVDLGVVAAIDQDLDRIGVVSGASVYPFVWNILLAARNEGYGGVLTTMAVAEEPKVKALLGIPDPFAVAAVVPLGKPVRQFTKLKRMPVGEIASRERFDGPPF, encoded by the coding sequence ATGGACTTGTACGACGTCATGCGCACAACCGGGGCGACCCGCGAATTCACCGACGAATCCCTACCCGACGAAGTGCTGGAACGGATCCTCGACAACGCCCGGTTCGCGCCCAGCGGCGGTAACCGCCAGGGCACGCGCGTCGTGGTGATCCGTGATCGTGACACCCGTGAGTCCCTTGCCGACCTCAGTGTCACCGGCGCACGCCGCTACATCGCCCAACAGAAAAACGGTGAGAGCCCGTGGAACCCGGTGCATCCCATGCGGGTATCGGCCGACGACGTGGCCGCCGTACAGGTTCCGCGGGCCGCTCTGCTCCTCGACGCCGCCGTGGTTCTCGTGGTCTGCGTCGACCTTGGCGTCGTCGCGGCCATCGACCAGGATCTCGACCGCATCGGCGTGGTTTCCGGAGCCTCGGTGTATCCGTTCGTGTGGAACATCCTGCTGGCAGCGCGCAACGAAGGGTACGGCGGCGTGCTGACCACGATGGCCGTTGCGGAAGAGCCCAAGGTCAAGGCATTGCTCGGCATACCTGACCCGTTCGCGGTCGCAGCGGTCGTGCCGCTCGGTAAGCCCGTACGCCAGTTCACGAAACTCAAGCGCATGCCGGTTGGAGAGATCGCCAGTCGCGAGCGCTTCGACGGGCCGCCGTTCTAG
- a CDS encoding DUF1059 domain-containing protein: MAKTHLNCPCGEAISGTDEDDLVEKAQAHLAQQHPGREYDREMILFMAY; encoded by the coding sequence ATGGCGAAGACACATCTGAACTGCCCGTGTGGAGAAGCGATCAGCGGGACCGATGAGGACGACCTTGTCGAGAAGGCTCAGGCACATCTGGCCCAGCAGCACCCCGGGCGTGAGTACGACCGCGAAATGATCCTTTTCATGGCCTACTGA
- a CDS encoding Rv1157c family protein, which translates to MSPRKSLKMMFGTAAAIGSTTLLLFGSAVANADPAPLPIDNLQAPGLPAMENLSPIIQQAAADPGGAVQLLMAAAQAFAANKSETAESRNVATAVNQFAAQPVAAPEHVPALGAGGDAHLPMGVDPAHAAGPAPEALPAPAPAPAAAAPAPAPAPAPEAAPAPTPGAVPAAATIPAPAPAPEAAPAPAPAPGPEAAPAGAPGFGPNTPTKQDFMYPSIGNGCLKDGGNVLATAISVAGPATIPLPGPKPGQTAYVFTAIGTPGPAAEQKLPLNATWVNLTTGKSGSVTLQPRPDLNPEGPTTLTAIADTGSGSIMTTIFGQVTTTEMQCQFMPTIGSTVVP; encoded by the coding sequence ATGTCACCGCGTAAGTCCCTGAAAATGATGTTCGGCACCGCCGCCGCGATCGGGTCCACCACCCTGTTGCTGTTCGGCAGCGCCGTCGCCAATGCCGACCCGGCACCGCTGCCGATCGACAACCTGCAGGCGCCCGGCCTGCCGGCGATGGAGAACCTGAGCCCGATCATCCAGCAGGCCGCGGCCGACCCGGGTGGCGCAGTGCAGCTGTTGATGGCAGCTGCACAGGCCTTCGCCGCCAACAAGTCGGAAACGGCGGAATCCCGCAACGTCGCGACGGCGGTCAACCAATTCGCGGCCCAGCCCGTCGCCGCACCCGAGCATGTCCCCGCTCTGGGTGCCGGCGGCGACGCTCACCTCCCGATGGGTGTCGACCCGGCCCATGCGGCCGGGCCGGCCCCGGAGGCACTGCCCGCTCCGGCTCCCGCACCGGCTGCTGCTGCCCCGGCACCGGCTCCGGCTCCGGCTCCGGAGGCTGCGCCCGCACCGACCCCCGGAGCTGTTCCGGCCGCGGCCACGATCCCGGCCCCGGCACCTGCGCCTGAAGCCGCCCCGGCACCCGCCCCGGCGCCCGGGCCGGAAGCCGCTCCGGCGGGAGCGCCCGGCTTCGGACCCAACACGCCGACGAAGCAGGACTTCATGTATCCGTCGATCGGCAACGGCTGCCTCAAGGACGGCGGAAATGTTCTGGCGACCGCGATTTCCGTGGCGGGCCCGGCCACGATCCCGCTGCCCGGCCCGAAGCCAGGCCAGACCGCTTACGTGTTCACCGCGATCGGCACCCCCGGCCCGGCCGCCGAGCAGAAGCTTCCGCTCAACGCCACCTGGGTGAACCTGACGACGGGCAAGTCCGGCAGCGTGACGCTGCAGCCGCGCCCGGACCTCAACCCCGAAGGCCCGACCACGCTGACCGCTATCGCCGACACCGGCTCCGGCAGCATCATGACGACGATCTTCGGACAGGTCACGACAACCGAGATGCAGTGCCAGTTCATGCCCACCATCGGATCCACGGTGGTGCCCTGA
- a CDS encoding (deoxy)nucleoside triphosphate pyrophosphohydrolase, with product MDAQIVVAGALFSAAGLLVAQRQRPPELAGLWELPGGKVADGESDADALARELREELGVEVTVGDRLGVDVALRAGMTLRAYRATLTSGSPQPHDHRALRWVTVDELDALPWVPADRAWLPDLAEALSPPSNREST from the coding sequence ATGGATGCGCAGATCGTGGTGGCCGGTGCCCTGTTCTCGGCGGCCGGGCTGTTGGTGGCACAACGGCAGCGGCCTCCCGAGCTGGCCGGTCTGTGGGAGCTGCCCGGCGGAAAGGTGGCCGACGGCGAGAGTGACGCCGACGCGCTGGCCCGCGAGCTACGGGAGGAACTGGGCGTCGAGGTGACCGTCGGTGACCGTCTCGGAGTGGATGTCGCGCTGAGGGCCGGCATGACACTGCGCGCCTACCGGGCCACCCTCACATCGGGCAGTCCGCAGCCACACGATCACCGGGCGCTGCGCTGGGTCACGGTCGACGAGCTCGATGCGCTGCCGTGGGTGCCGGCCGATCGGGCCTGGCTCCCGGACCTGGCCGAAGCACTTTCTCCGCCGAGCAATCGCGAAAGTACCTGA
- the narH gene encoding nitrate reductase subunit beta yields the protein MKVMAQMAMVMNLDKCIGCQTCSVTCKQAWTNRAGTEYVWFNNVETRPGQGYPRTYQDQEKWRGGWKLDRRGRLRLRDGGRLAKLARIFANPKLPSIDDYYEPWTYDYENLTSAPLGEHIPTAPPRSLITGKPMKVSWSANWDDDLAGSPEIVPGDPVLKQVSEQIKLELEETFMFYLPRICEHCLNPACVASCPSGAMYKRSEDGIVLVDQDRCRGWRMCVSGCPYKKVYFNHKTGKAEKCTLCYPRIEVGLPTVCSETCVGRLRYLGLVLYDVDRVLEAASVPDDKDLYEAQRQILLDPTDPEVIAGARAEGISDEWIEAAQRSPVYKLIHTYGVALPLHPEFRTVPMVWYIPPLSPVVDAVSRDGHDGEDVGNLFGALEALRIPIEYLAGLFTAGDTAVVEGVLRRLAAMRSYMRDINLGRETQPHIPAAVGMTEEQMYEMYRLLALAKYEERYVIPTAYSTEGIPGTEEPGCSLSFEGGPGMYESGPFGEASGGPIPVAVETFHALQHRQTSGGMAANAGRPSRVNLLNWDGRGVPSGMFPGGDQ from the coding sequence GTGAAGGTCATGGCCCAGATGGCGATGGTGATGAACCTCGACAAGTGCATCGGGTGTCAAACCTGTTCGGTGACCTGCAAACAGGCCTGGACCAACCGGGCCGGCACCGAGTACGTCTGGTTCAACAACGTCGAAACCCGGCCGGGGCAAGGCTATCCCCGCACCTACCAGGATCAGGAGAAGTGGCGTGGCGGATGGAAGCTGGACCGGCGCGGGCGGCTGCGGTTGCGCGACGGCGGCCGGTTGGCCAAGCTGGCCCGGATCTTCGCGAACCCGAAGCTGCCGTCCATAGACGACTACTACGAGCCGTGGACCTATGACTACGAGAACCTCACCTCGGCGCCGCTGGGGGAACATATTCCCACCGCGCCGCCACGCAGCCTGATCACCGGTAAGCCCATGAAGGTTTCGTGGTCGGCGAACTGGGACGACGACCTGGCCGGGTCGCCGGAGATCGTGCCGGGGGATCCGGTCCTCAAACAGGTCAGCGAGCAGATCAAGCTCGAGCTCGAAGAGACCTTCATGTTCTATCTGCCCCGGATCTGCGAGCACTGCCTCAACCCGGCATGCGTGGCGTCCTGCCCGTCGGGCGCGATGTACAAGCGATCCGAGGACGGCATCGTGCTCGTCGATCAGGACCGCTGCCGCGGCTGGCGCATGTGTGTGTCCGGATGTCCCTACAAGAAGGTGTATTTCAACCACAAGACCGGCAAGGCCGAGAAGTGCACGCTGTGCTATCCGCGCATCGAGGTCGGCCTGCCCACGGTGTGCTCGGAGACCTGCGTCGGCCGGTTGCGTTACCTCGGCCTGGTGCTCTACGACGTCGACCGGGTGCTGGAGGCCGCGTCGGTACCCGACGACAAAGACCTCTACGAGGCGCAGCGGCAGATCCTGCTCGACCCGACCGACCCCGAGGTGATCGCCGGCGCCCGGGCCGAGGGCATCTCCGACGAATGGATCGAGGCCGCCCAACGTTCACCGGTGTACAAGCTGATCCACACCTATGGCGTTGCGCTGCCGCTGCATCCGGAGTTCCGGACAGTGCCGATGGTGTGGTACATCCCGCCGCTGTCGCCGGTGGTCGACGCGGTCAGCCGCGACGGACACGACGGCGAGGACGTCGGCAATCTGTTCGGCGCGCTGGAAGCGCTGCGCATCCCGATCGAATACCTCGCCGGGTTGTTCACCGCCGGAGACACCGCTGTCGTCGAAGGAGTGCTGCGCAGGCTGGCGGCGATGCGGTCCTACATGCGCGACATCAACCTCGGCCGGGAGACCCAGCCGCACATCCCGGCCGCGGTCGGGATGACCGAGGAACAGATGTACGAGATGTACCGGCTGCTGGCACTCGCGAAATACGAGGAGCGCTACGTCATTCCGACGGCGTACAGCACCGAGGGCATACCCGGGACGGAGGAGCCCGGTTGCTCGCTGTCCTTCGAAGGCGGCCCGGGGATGTACGAGTCGGGTCCCTTCGGCGAGGCCAGCGGCGGGCCGATACCGGTGGCGGTCGAGACGTTCCATGCGCTGCAACACCGGCAGACCAGCGGCGGCATGGCCGCCAACGCCGGCCGGCCGTCGCGCGTCAATCTGCTCAACTGGGACGGCAGGGGAGTGCCGTCGGGCATGTTCCCGGGTGGTGATCAGTGA
- a CDS encoding nitrate reductase subunit alpha, producing the protein MTKPHIGGSIEELLERSGRFFTAGEFSGDLRTVTRQGGRQGDVFYRDRWSHDKVVRSTHGVNCTGSCSWKIYVKDGIITWETQETDYPSVGPDRPEYEPRGCPRGAAFSWYTYSPTRVRYPYARGVLVEMYREAKARLKDPVLAWADIQGDPERRKRYHQARGKGGLVRVSWTEATEMIAAAHVHTIKTYGPDRVAGFSPIPAMSMVSFAAGSRFIELIGGVMTSFYDWYADLPVASPQVFGDQTDVPESGDWWDASYLMMWGSNVPVTRTPDAHWMAEVRYRGTKVVTVSPDYADNTKFADEWMPCAAGTDGALAMAMGHVILDECFVQNRVPYFVDYVRQFTDLPFLVKLEERDGVLVPGKNLTAADLGGPTAEQENAAFKPVLLDGASNSVAVPQGSLGFRYGADGVGKWNLHLEDLVPALTVLGDIFETAEITLPRFDTVDGSGATMQRGVPVRRVGEHLVCTVFDLMLAQYGVHRPGLPGDWPTGYDDATQPYTPAWQEPITGVSAAQAIRVAREFARNAEESGGRSMIIMGAGICQWFHGDATYRAVLALLLLTGSMGRNGGGWAHYVGQEKCRPVTGWAAMAMGTDWSRPPRQMAGTSYWYAHTDQWRYDGYRADALSSPVGRGRFRDKHTMDVMSSAVAMGWTPFYPQFDRSSLDVVDEAKAAGQEVPDYVAGQLASGGLKLAVSDPDNPANWPRVLNVWRANLLGSSSKGNEYFLRHLLGTTSNLQAEPTGADLRPNDVVWTDDIPEGKLDLLMSIDFRMTSTTLLSDVVLPAATWYEKADLSSTDMHPYIHAFSPAVDPPWETRSDFEAFGAIARAFSTLAARHLGTRTDVVMGTLQHDTPGAMAYPGGTEHDWRVTGETPVPGKTMGPLVVVERDYTAIAEKWATLGPLVESLGLTTKGITTHPDQEVAELAAKFGVMDSGAGQGRPAITTAERMSDVILALSGTSNGRLAVEGFRELERRTGRKLIHLAIGNEERRITYADTQARPVPVITSPEWSGSETGGRRYAPFTVNIEELKPFHTLTGRMHFYVDHDWLEELGEQLPTYRPPLDMARLFGESKLGRDGIGLTVRYLTPHSKWSIHSEYQDNLFMLSLSRGGPTMWMSPLDAAKIDVKDNDWIEAVNRNGVLVCRAVVSHRMPEGVVYVYHAQERTIDVPLSETTGTRGGIHNSLTRLLVKPSHLAGGYAQHSFAWNYLGPTGNQRDEVTVVRRRSQEVKYQ; encoded by the coding sequence ATGACCAAGCCCCACATCGGCGGGTCGATCGAGGAACTGCTCGAGCGCAGTGGGAGGTTCTTCACCGCCGGTGAGTTCTCCGGCGACCTGCGTACGGTCACACGCCAGGGGGGCCGTCAGGGCGACGTGTTCTACCGGGACCGGTGGAGCCACGACAAGGTGGTGCGCTCCACCCACGGGGTCAACTGCACGGGATCGTGCTCGTGGAAGATCTACGTCAAGGACGGGATCATCACCTGGGAGACCCAGGAGACCGACTACCCGTCCGTCGGACCCGACCGCCCCGAATACGAGCCGCGCGGGTGCCCGCGCGGTGCGGCGTTCTCCTGGTACACCTACTCGCCGACGCGGGTGCGGTATCCGTACGCACGTGGCGTGCTGGTCGAGATGTACCGGGAAGCCAAGGCGCGCCTGAAGGATCCGGTGTTGGCCTGGGCCGACATCCAGGGGGATCCGGAACGCCGCAAGCGCTATCACCAGGCCCGCGGCAAGGGCGGCCTGGTCCGGGTCAGCTGGACCGAGGCGACCGAGATGATCGCCGCCGCGCATGTGCACACGATCAAGACCTACGGTCCGGACCGGGTAGCCGGTTTCTCGCCGATCCCGGCGATGTCGATGGTGTCGTTCGCCGCCGGCTCGCGGTTCATCGAACTCATCGGCGGCGTGATGACGTCGTTCTACGACTGGTACGCCGATCTGCCGGTGGCCTCTCCTCAGGTGTTCGGCGATCAGACCGATGTGCCGGAGTCGGGGGATTGGTGGGACGCGTCGTACCTGATGATGTGGGGCTCCAATGTCCCGGTCACCCGCACGCCCGATGCGCACTGGATGGCCGAGGTCCGCTACCGCGGCACCAAGGTGGTGACGGTCAGCCCGGATTACGCCGACAACACCAAGTTCGCCGACGAGTGGATGCCGTGTGCGGCAGGCACCGACGGCGCACTGGCGATGGCCATGGGCCACGTCATCCTCGACGAGTGCTTTGTGCAGAACCGGGTTCCGTACTTCGTCGACTATGTCCGCCAGTTCACCGATCTGCCGTTCCTGGTCAAGCTCGAGGAACGTGACGGTGTGCTGGTGCCCGGAAAGAACCTGACCGCCGCCGATCTGGGCGGGCCCACAGCGGAGCAGGAGAACGCGGCGTTCAAGCCGGTGCTGCTCGACGGGGCCAGCAACAGTGTCGCCGTCCCACAGGGTTCGTTGGGATTCCGCTACGGTGCCGACGGTGTCGGCAAGTGGAACCTCCATCTGGAGGACCTGGTTCCCGCACTGACGGTGCTGGGGGACATCTTCGAGACCGCCGAGATCACGCTGCCCCGTTTCGATACCGTCGACGGCAGCGGCGCGACCATGCAGCGCGGTGTGCCGGTGCGGCGGGTCGGCGAGCACCTGGTGTGCACGGTGTTCGACCTGATGCTGGCCCAGTACGGAGTGCACCGGCCCGGGCTGCCCGGCGACTGGCCCACCGGATACGACGACGCCACCCAGCCGTACACCCCGGCCTGGCAGGAGCCGATCACCGGGGTGTCGGCCGCCCAGGCGATCCGCGTCGCGCGCGAATTCGCCCGCAATGCCGAGGAATCCGGCGGCCGGTCGATGATCATCATGGGCGCCGGTATCTGCCAGTGGTTCCACGGCGATGCCACCTACCGGGCTGTGCTGGCCTTGCTGCTGCTCACCGGCTCGATGGGGCGCAACGGTGGCGGCTGGGCGCACTACGTCGGTCAGGAGAAGTGCCGGCCCGTCACCGGGTGGGCCGCCATGGCGATGGGCACCGACTGGTCGCGTCCGCCGAGACAGATGGCAGGCACGTCGTACTGGTACGCACATACCGATCAGTGGCGCTACGACGGGTACCGTGCCGACGCGCTGTCCAGTCCGGTGGGGCGGGGCCGGTTCCGCGACAAGCACACGATGGACGTGATGAGCTCCGCGGTGGCGATGGGGTGGACCCCGTTCTACCCGCAGTTCGACCGATCCAGCCTGGATGTGGTCGATGAGGCCAAGGCGGCCGGCCAGGAGGTGCCGGACTATGTGGCCGGTCAATTGGCAAGTGGCGGCCTGAAACTCGCGGTCAGCGATCCGGACAATCCGGCCAACTGGCCACGCGTGCTCAATGTCTGGCGGGCCAACCTGCTCGGCTCGTCCAGCAAGGGCAACGAGTACTTCCTGCGTCACCTGCTGGGCACGACCTCGAACCTGCAGGCCGAACCCACCGGGGCGGACTTGCGGCCCAATGACGTGGTCTGGACCGACGACATCCCTGAGGGCAAGCTCGACCTGCTGATGTCGATCGACTTCCGGATGACATCGACGACGCTGCTCTCCGATGTGGTGCTGCCCGCGGCGACCTGGTACGAGAAGGCCGACCTGTCCAGCACAGACATGCACCCCTACATCCATGCCTTCAGTCCGGCGGTCGACCCGCCCTGGGAAACCCGGTCGGACTTCGAGGCTTTCGGAGCGATCGCCCGGGCCTTCAGCACGCTCGCCGCCCGGCACCTGGGCACCCGCACCGACGTGGTGATGGGCACGTTGCAGCACGACACCCCCGGTGCGATGGCGTATCCCGGTGGTACCGAACATGATTGGCGGGTCACCGGCGAGACACCGGTGCCGGGCAAGACGATGGGTCCGCTGGTTGTTGTCGAGCGCGACTACACGGCGATCGCCGAGAAGTGGGCGACACTGGGCCCGTTGGTCGAGAGCCTGGGCCTGACCACCAAGGGCATCACCACCCACCCCGACCAGGAGGTCGCCGAACTCGCCGCCAAGTTCGGGGTGATGGATTCGGGTGCCGGCCAGGGCCGCCCGGCGATCACCACGGCTGAGCGGATGTCCGATGTGATCCTGGCGCTGTCCGGCACCTCCAACGGCCGGCTCGCGGTGGAAGGCTTCCGCGAACTGGAACGCCGCACCGGTCGCAAGCTCATTCACCTGGCCATCGGCAACGAGGAACGCCGGATCACCTACGCCGACACCCAGGCCCGGCCGGTCCCCGTGATCACCAGCCCCGAGTGGTCGGGCAGTGAGACCGGCGGCCGCCGCTACGCGCCGTTCACGGTGAACATCGAGGAGCTCAAGCCCTTCCACACTCTCACCGGCCGAATGCACTTCTACGTCGACCACGACTGGTTGGAGGAACTCGGTGAACAGTTGCCGACCTACCGGCCACCGCTGGACATGGCGCGGCTGTTCGGCGAATCCAAGCTGGGCCGCGACGGTATCGGCCTGACCGTGCGGTATCTGACCCCGCACTCCAAGTGGTCGATCCACTCGGAGTACCAGGACAACCTGTTCATGCTCTCACTGTCGCGGGGCGGCCCCACGATGTGGATGAGCCCGTTGGACGCCGCGAAGATCGATGTGAAGGACAACGATTGGATCGAGGCGGTGAACCGCAACGGCGTACTGGTGTGCCGTGCGGTGGTCAGCCACCGCATGCCAGAAGGCGTGGTGTACGTCTACCACGCACAGGAACGGACCATCGACGTACCGCTGAGCGAAACCACCGGCACCCGTGGCGGTATCCACAATTCACTGACCCGACTGTTGGTCAAGCCCAGCCATCTCGCCGGCGGGTATGCCCAGCACTCGTTTGCCTGGAACTATCTGGGCCCCACCGGAAACCAGCGCGACGAAGTGACGGTGGTCCGCCGCCGCTCGCAGGAGGTGAAGTACCAGTGA
- a CDS encoding nitrate/nitrite transporter: MNLLLATWVSAINFWAWNMIGPLSTTYAGDMKLSSTQASMLVATPILVGSLGRIAVGALTDRYGGRTMFLAVTLASIVPVLAVGAAGEARSYPMLLVCGFFLGVAGTIFAVGIPFANNWYEPSRRGYATGVFGMGMVGTALSAFFTPRFVRWFGLFQTHLIIAVALALTAALCLVAMRNSPAFQPNTDPVLPKLKSALKLPVTWEMSFLYAVVFGGFVAFSNYLPTYIKNVYEFSSVQAGSRTAGFALAAVLARPIGGALSDRIPPKYVVLTSFAGTAVLAFIAMFQPPPDVWSAATFIGLAIFLGIGTGGVFAWVARRSPAKEVGSVTGIVAAAGGLGGYFPPLVMGATYDAVDHDYSVGLLLLVATALVAFGYTALRLHAHEPEPKEARQ, from the coding sequence ATGAATCTTCTGCTGGCCACCTGGGTCTCGGCCATCAATTTCTGGGCCTGGAACATGATCGGCCCGCTGTCCACCACTTACGCCGGCGACATGAAGCTGAGCAGCACGCAGGCTTCGATGCTTGTCGCCACTCCGATCTTGGTCGGCTCGCTGGGCCGGATAGCAGTCGGCGCACTGACCGACAGGTACGGCGGTCGCACGATGTTCCTCGCGGTGACGCTGGCTTCGATCGTGCCGGTGCTGGCCGTCGGGGCCGCCGGCGAGGCCAGGTCATACCCGATGCTGTTGGTGTGCGGGTTCTTCCTGGGCGTTGCCGGCACCATCTTCGCGGTCGGAATCCCGTTCGCCAACAACTGGTATGAGCCCTCCCGTCGCGGCTACGCCACCGGTGTTTTCGGGATGGGCATGGTCGGCACGGCGTTGTCTGCATTCTTCACGCCGAGATTCGTGCGGTGGTTCGGGTTGTTCCAGACCCATCTCATCATCGCGGTCGCCCTGGCGCTGACGGCGGCGCTGTGTCTGGTGGCGATGCGCAATTCACCGGCATTCCAACCGAACACCGACCCGGTGTTACCCAAGCTCAAGTCTGCGTTGAAGCTACCGGTGACATGGGAGATGTCGTTCCTCTACGCAGTCGTGTTCGGCGGATTCGTGGCATTCAGCAACTACCTGCCGACCTACATCAAGAACGTCTACGAGTTCTCCTCCGTCCAAGCCGGAAGCCGTACAGCGGGATTCGCGTTGGCCGCGGTGCTGGCCCGGCCGATCGGCGGTGCCTTGTCGGACCGCATCCCACCCAAGTACGTGGTCCTCACGTCCTTCGCCGGCACCGCGGTGCTGGCCTTCATCGCGATGTTCCAGCCACCGCCCGATGTCTGGTCCGCGGCGACGTTCATCGGTCTGGCGATCTTCCTGGGCATCGGCACCGGCGGCGTGTTCGCCTGGGTGGCCCGGCGATCACCCGCCAAGGAAGTGGGCTCGGTGACCGGGATCGTGGCCGCCGCAGGCGGTTTGGGTGGCTACTTCCCACCCTTGGTGATGGGTGCGACGTACGACGCTGTCGATCATGACTACTCGGTCGGGCTCCTGCTGCTGGTGGCGACGGCACTGGTGGCCTTCGGCTATACGGCCCTGCGACTGCACGCCCATGAGCCCGAGCCCAAGGAGGCGCGTCAATGA